The Mycobacterium avium subsp. avium genomic sequence GTCGCCTGGCAGCCGGGCGGCGACACCACGCTGATTCAGCTGGGCCACGCGATCTGCTCGGACCGCGCCGCGGGCAAAACCCCGGACGAGCTGGCCGCCGATGTGCATTCCGGCCTGAACAGTTCCTTCAACTACGCCGACGCCACCGCCATCGTCAGCGCCGCGGAATCCAACTACTGCCCCTGATCCGTCACGGGCGCGCCGGTTGATTCCGGGCGCAACAGGAACAGGCCGTACGCGGCGATCGACTGCGCGTCGGCGATGACGCCCGTCCGGATCATCTGCTCGACGTCGTCGCGGGAGAACCAGGCGCTGCGCATGTCCTGCTCCTCGTGCTCGCGGTCGGCTTCACCCTCGACGATCCCGGTGGCCAGGAACACCCAGCCGCGCTGACTGCTCATCCCCGGGGCCACGTCGAGCCGGCCCAGCGACTCGAACGTCGTTGCGCGCAATCCGGTTTCCTCGCGCAGCTCGCGCCGGGCCAGCTCGACGGGATCGGCGTCGGCCAACTCCGGAGCGGTGCCCTGGGGAAACTCCCAGCGCCGCTCCCCGATCGGGTAGCGGAACTGCTCCACCAACCCGAAACGGCGCCCGTCGTAGGGCATCACCAGCGCGTACGAAGGCTTGTCGACCACGCTGTAGATGCCCGCGCTGCCGTCCGGGCGGCGGATGTCGTCCTCGCGCAACACCATCCACGGGTTGCGGTAGATCTCCCGGCTGGCGAGGCGTTCGATGAAAGTCACGCCGCCCAGTATCGCGACGAACACCACACCCGACACGGCCAGGAGTAGCGTCCCGATTCATGCCGTCCGCAGAAGCCATCACCGACACCGTGAATCGCTACCTGGCGCTCGTCGCCACCGGTACCGCCGACGACATCGTGACCCTGTACGCG encodes the following:
- a CDS encoding NUDIX domain-containing protein produces the protein MSGVVFVAILGGVTFIERLASREIYRNPWMVLREDDIRRPDGSAGIYSVVDKPSYALVMPYDGRRFGLVEQFRYPIGERRWEFPQGTAPELADADPVELARRELREETGLRATTFESLGRLDVAPGMSSQRGWVFLATGIVEGEADREHEEQDMRSAWFSRDDVEQMIRTGVIADAQSIAAYGLFLLRPESTGAPVTDQGQ
- a CDS encoding DUF732 domain-containing protein, yielding MLCIPAAVAAALTVGSGIAVADDDGYLAQLKKIGVAWQPGGDTTLIQLGHAICSDRAAGKTPDELAADVHSGLNSSFNYADATAIVSAAESNYCP